The proteins below come from a single SAR202 cluster bacterium genomic window:
- a CDS encoding NAD(P)-dependent alcohol dehydrogenase: MKAIVYTKYGPPDVLRLADVKKPAPKEGEVLVKVIAVSVNTADWRMMRGTPLPLRFVSGLTRPKKQILGADIAGRVEAVGPGVTQLKRGDEVFGDLSGAGWGGFAEYVATKYSALVTKPAGATFEEAAAVPMAAVTALQGLRKSNVQAGHKVLIHGASGGVGTFSVQLANALGAEVTAVCSARNVDMVRSLGADHVIDYTKDDFAKSGKTYDAIIAVNGSRSISDYGRVLAPKGTYMVSGGEMRQLTDVMVKGRFMSRGGRKFTNFLARPSQEDLTFVKGLIEAGKVKPVIVKRYTLAQVPDAIRYLEEGHAQGKAVIAVEEAAKP, from the coding sequence ATGAAAGCGATCGTCTACACGAAGTACGGCCCGCCCGATGTCCTCCGACTCGCGGACGTGAAGAAGCCCGCGCCCAAAGAGGGCGAGGTGCTGGTGAAGGTCATCGCGGTGTCCGTCAACACCGCCGACTGGCGCATGATGCGCGGCACGCCGCTCCCTCTCCGCTTCGTCTCCGGCCTCACCAGGCCCAAGAAGCAGATACTTGGCGCAGACATCGCCGGCCGCGTAGAGGCCGTCGGCCCCGGCGTCACCCAACTCAAGCGCGGCGACGAGGTCTTCGGAGACCTCTCCGGCGCGGGCTGGGGCGGCTTCGCGGAGTACGTCGCGACGAAGTACAGCGCGCTGGTCACGAAGCCCGCCGGCGCCACATTCGAGGAGGCCGCCGCCGTCCCCATGGCCGCCGTCACGGCGCTCCAGGGCCTCCGCAAGAGCAACGTCCAGGCCGGCCACAAGGTCCTCATCCACGGCGCAAGCGGCGGCGTCGGCACCTTCTCGGTCCAGCTCGCCAACGCCCTCGGCGCGGAGGTCACCGCCGTCTGCAGCGCCCGCAACGTCGATATGGTGCGCTCCCTCGGCGCGGACCACGTCATCGACTACACGAAGGACGACTTCGCGAAGTCCGGGAAGACCTACGACGCCATCATCGCCGTCAACGGCAGCCGCTCGATCTCGGACTACGGGCGCGTCCTCGCGCCGAAGGGCACGTACATGGTGAGCGGCGGCGAGATGCGCCAGCTCACGGACGTGATGGTAAAGGGCCGCTTCATGTCGCGCGGCGGCCGCAAGTTCACCAACTTCCTCGCGCGGCCCAGCCAGGAGGACCTCACCTTCGTGAAGGGCCTTATCGAGGCGGGCAAGGTCAAGCCGGTCATCGTAAAGCGCTACACCCTCGCCCAGGTCCCGGACGCCATCCGCTACCTGGAAGAGGGCCACGCCCAGGGCAAGGCTGTCATCGCCGTCGAGGAGGCCGCCAAGCCATGA